DNA sequence from the Arthrobacter jinronghuae genome:
GGCTGCCTCCGAGCCGCTCGAGACGTACCTGGCGAAAGTCGAATCGGTGCAGGAGCAAGCGTCGTCAGCCATCGGCGCAGTCGACCTCCTCGTCATCATCTACGCTGTCGCCCAAGCCTGGCAGCTCGCGCCCGTCGGCCTTCTGGCGGCCGACAAGCGTGCCAGCAACGACACGAGGCGGGCCGCCGCCGTCGAATCGATCACCCGCATGCTCGCCTGATGAAAAAGACTGCAAAAGCGTGGCTGCTCCTGAGCGCGGCGATCCTGGCCGAAGTGACTGCATCACTCGCGCTCAAAGGAGCGCTGGAGCATGCCGGGCTCTATGCCGTTGTCGCCGCCGGTTACCTCGGCTCTTTCGTACTGCTCGCCGGCGTGCTGCGTACCGGCATGGCCTTGGGTGTCGCGTACGGCGTCTGGGGAGCAAGCGGCGTCGCCCTGACCGCTATCGGCTCCCTGGTCTTCTTCGGAGAACCGCTCACCCTGCTGATGGGCATTGGTATCGCGGTTGTCATTGCCGGGGTGCTCTGCGTTGAACTCGGGTCACAAGCGGCACATGAGAAAGCCGAAACCTCGTAATGGCCTACC
Encoded proteins:
- a CDS encoding DMT family transporter yields the protein MKKTAKAWLLLSAAILAEVTASLALKGALEHAGLYAVVAAGYLGSFVLLAGVLRTGMALGVAYGVWGASGVALTAIGSLVFFGEPLTLLMGIGIAVVIAGVLCVELGSQAAHEKAETS